In Pirellulales bacterium, the following proteins share a genomic window:
- a CDS encoding DUF885 domain-containing protein translates to MKTILAALLAWGVFPCLSATCLGQTADAKLNDFYLRYLDKVFARRPVEATHLGDHRFDDRLDDLSAAARAGWVELDRQTLAELPRQIDSDALSPAGKVDYEILKHHLARSLWAEANLHPFADDPRVYNGYINDGVYLLLAQSSLPKEKNIANAIARMGQIPKIVAAAKKTLHNPPRAFAETALRQNDGAIDFYERGIFELAGETPQREALQKAVRSVVACLKEYRQFLESELLPRAAGEWRLGKEKFAQKLDFDLNAGISADEVLSQAESEFARVQRDMYVVARQLWSRYFPGKTLPPDDAAGRHATIAEVLGKIGQEHGKPEDLIRDARATVARIKKFIAENDILRLPEPDRCEVVEMPEFKRGNSTAYMQSAPPLDPETACFYAVSPPPKDWDEAKVRSFLEEYNSHMLQILTIHEAYPGHYVQHAYGVRNPSPIRKVLGSGTYVEGWAVYTEQTMLDQGYGGGDLPLRLTQLKFYLRAVTNAILDHKMHCGDMTDEEAMRLLAVDAYQSEGEARLKVIRSKQSPCQLSTYFVGRMAMYRMRQQIQRELGDKFNLGRYHEAVLAESAVPVKYLPTLVKRRLEK, encoded by the coding sequence ATGAAAACCATTCTTGCCGCGCTGCTGGCGTGGGGAGTTTTCCCCTGCCTTTCCGCAACGTGCCTCGGCCAAACGGCCGACGCCAAGCTGAACGACTTCTACCTTCGCTATTTGGATAAAGTCTTCGCGCGGCGGCCGGTCGAAGCCACGCACTTGGGCGACCATCGCTTCGACGACCGGTTGGACGATCTTTCGGCCGCAGCCCGCGCGGGCTGGGTCGAACTCGACCGCCAAACGCTTGCCGAGCTGCCCCGGCAAATCGATTCCGACGCCCTCTCGCCGGCGGGCAAGGTCGATTATGAAATCCTCAAGCACCATCTAGCTCGATCGCTTTGGGCGGAAGCAAACCTGCATCCGTTCGCGGACGATCCGCGCGTTTATAACGGATACATCAACGACGGCGTCTATCTTCTGCTTGCGCAATCGTCCTTGCCGAAGGAAAAAAACATCGCCAACGCGATTGCCCGCATGGGGCAGATTCCGAAAATCGTCGCCGCGGCGAAGAAAACCCTGCACAATCCGCCGCGGGCATTTGCCGAAACCGCCCTGCGTCAGAACGACGGCGCGATCGACTTCTACGAGCGCGGGATTTTCGAGCTTGCCGGCGAAACGCCCCAGCGCGAGGCCCTGCAAAAGGCCGTCCGATCGGTCGTCGCGTGTCTGAAAGAGTACCGGCAATTTCTCGAGAGCGAACTGCTTCCCCGCGCCGCGGGCGAGTGGCGGCTGGGGAAGGAAAAATTCGCCCAAAAACTCGATTTCGATCTGAATGCCGGCATTTCCGCCGATGAGGTTCTTTCGCAGGCGGAGTCGGAGTTCGCCCGCGTGCAAAGGGATATGTACGTCGTCGCCCGGCAGCTTTGGAGCCGTTATTTTCCCGGCAAGACGCTGCCGCCGGACGATGCCGCCGGCCGGCACGCGACAATCGCCGAGGTGCTCGGCAAGATCGGCCAAGAGCACGGCAAGCCGGAAGACCTGATCCGCGACGCCCGGGCGACCGTGGCGCGAATCAAAAAATTCATCGCCGAAAACGACATCCTCCGCCTGCCGGAGCCGGATCGCTGCGAAGTGGTGGAGATGCCCGAGTTCAAACGCGGCAACTCCACGGCGTACATGCAGTCGGCGCCGCCGTTGGACCCCGAAACGGCGTGCTTTTATGCGGTCAGCCCGCCGCCGAAGGATTGGGACGAGGCGAAGGTGCGGAGTTTCCTCGAAGAGTACAACTCGCACATGCTGCAAATTCTCACCATTCACGAAGCCTATCCGGGCCATTACGTGCAGCACGCCTACGGCGTCCGCAATCCCTCGCCGATCCGCAAGGTGCTCGGCTCGGGCACGTACGTCGAAGGCTGGGCCGTTTACACCGAACAGACGATGCTCGACCAGGGCTACGGCGGCGGCGATTTGCCTTTGCGGCTGACCCAACTCAAGTTTTACCTTCGCGCGGTTACCAACGCCATTCTCGATCACAAGATGCATTGCGGCGACATGACCGACGAGGAAGCCATGCGGCTGCTCGCGGTCGATGCGTATCAATCGGAAGGCGAGGCGCGGCTGAAGGTCATTCGCTCGAAGCAGAGTCCCTGCCAGCTTTCCACGTACTTCGTCGGCCGCATGGCCATGTATCGGATGCGGCAGCAAATCCAGCGCGAGCTCGGCGATAAGTTCAACCTCGGCCGCTACCATGAAGCCGTTCTCGCCGAAAGTGCGGTGCCCGTGAAATACCTGCCAACACTGGTCAAACGACGATTGGAAAAGTGA
- a CDS encoding serine hydrolase has product MYGFGWNVGEIRGHRHLSHCGAHQTGFTSHIGRFPDDGLTVIVLTNARHANPSRIAAHLAGLCDPRFARAEQ; this is encoded by the coding sequence ATCTATGGATTCGGCTGGAACGTTGGCGAGATTCGCGGGCACCGCCATCTTTCGCACTGCGGCGCGCACCAGACGGGCTTTACCTCGCACATCGGCCGCTTCCCGGACGACGGCCTGACGGTGATCGTGCTGACGAACGCCCGGCACGCGAATCCGAGCCGCATTGCCGCGCACCTTGCCGGATTGTGCGATCCCCGGTTCGCGCGGGCGGAACAATAA
- a CDS encoding PEP-CTERM sorting domain-containing protein, translating to MPTMFCRAIILVTLCTAPPLCAAELRIAYSPSSIWSKWNNFDFAQSAGNLIDYDTGLHTDIDVAVSGWTHRTVGPYLWPYGSVDWIPTGVGVGAATRFGSGISTISFSQLSGLWRIEILSSMDPRVTINFIQNITINGQFADRDYRHLGANGDHFDARVDGQEAANWLIWNAVAPENGSVTLQFDSLGINNGGNVVNAIRLLSVPEPSTVALLGMSGIGLIVFLWRHRRA from the coding sequence ATGCCCACTATGTTCTGCCGTGCGATAATTCTGGTCACCCTATGTACAGCACCCCCTTTATGCGCAGCCGAACTCCGAATTGCCTATTCTCCTTCAAGCATTTGGTCCAAATGGAATAACTTCGACTTTGCGCAAAGTGCCGGCAACTTGATTGATTATGACACCGGCCTGCATACGGACATCGATGTTGCGGTTTCCGGATGGACGCATCGCACGGTAGGCCCATACCTCTGGCCTTATGGCAGCGTGGACTGGATCCCGACAGGAGTAGGCGTAGGAGCAGCCACGCGATTTGGTTCAGGCATCAGCACCATCTCGTTCTCGCAATTGAGCGGGCTGTGGCGGATAGAAATTCTCTCGTCGATGGACCCACGCGTGACAATTAATTTCATCCAAAATATTACGATCAATGGGCAGTTCGCCGACCGGGATTATCGACATTTGGGTGCAAACGGCGACCATTTCGATGCACGCGTAGATGGGCAGGAGGCTGCCAATTGGCTCATATGGAATGCAGTTGCTCCCGAGAACGGATCCGTCACTCTGCAATTTGATTCCTTAGGTATTAACAACGGCGGCAATGTAGTCAACGCGATCCGATTACTATCCGTTCCCGAACCATCCACCGTCGCCCTTCTCGGCATGAGCGGCATTGGGCTGATCGTGTTTTTGTGGCGGCATCGAAGAGCGTAA